The following DNA comes from Flammeovirgaceae bacterium.
AGTCCATCAACCGCTTTGCGATGTCTTCCACTTCAATCCCCGCCTTTTTGAAATCACGGCAGTCCACGATCATTTCGTGGGCGCAGCGCCCGTTGGCGCCCGTGTACAATATCTTGTAGTGCCCGCTCAGGCGTTCCTTAATGTAGTTGGCATTCAGGATGGCCAGTTTGGTGGCGTTGGTCAACCCATCGGCCCCCATCATGGCAATGTAGGCATACGAAATGGCCAGGATGCCCGCGCTGCCCCAGGGGGCAGCGGATACCGCGGTGATGGCCTTGCCCCCTCCGGTTTTCACCACTGCATGGCCGGGCAGGAAGGGTTTCAGCTTATCATTGCAACAGATAGGGCCCACCCCAGGGCCGCCCCCGCCATGGGGGATGCAAAATGTTTTGTGAAGGTTGAGGTGGCAGACATCCGCGCCAATGTTTGCGGGGGAGGTAAGCCCTACCTGGGCATTCATGTTGGCCCCGTCCATGTACACCATACCGCCATTTTTATGTATGGTATCGCAGATCTCAACGATGGATTCTTCAAACACCCCGTGTGTGGAGGGGTAAGTCACCATCAGGCAGGCAAGGTTGTCTTTATGTTCCCCGGCTTTGGCCTTGAGGTCGGCCACATCGATTTTACCTTCGGGGTCGGACTTCACCACTACCACGTCCATGCCGGCCATCACCGCACTGGCAGGGTTGGTGCCGTGTGCCGAAGCGGGGATGAGGGCGATCTTCCTGTGCCCCTCGTTGTTATGGTGGTGATAGGCCCGGATTACCATCAGCCCGGCATATTCGCCCTGGGCACCGCTGTTGGGCTGAAGGGACACCCCGGTAAACCCGGTGATCTCCATTAGCCAATCTTCGAGGTTTTTGATCATCTCCAGGTAACCTTGCACCTGGCCCGAGGGGGCAAACGGGTGGATGTTGCCAAGGGCCGGCCAGGTGACCGGTACCATTTCCGTAGTGGCGTTCAGCTTCATCGTGCACGACCCCAGGGAGATCATGGAGTGCACCATGGAAAGGTCCTTGTTTTCCAATTTTTTGATATACCGCAGCATTTGATGTTCCGATCCACGCGTATGGAAAATGGGATGCGTCAAATAAGGGGTTTTCCTTATTAGGGAGGCCGGCCAGGAGATGGGTTGTCCTTCTATTTTCACAGAGGCCTGTTTGTTCAGCACCGTGGCAAAGACCGACACCACCTGCCCGATGTCTTTTGGCGAAGTGGTTTCATCGATTGAAATCCCGATATGGCCGTCTTCAAAATACCTGAAATTTATTCCTTGCCGGGTGGCCTCGGCTTCAATGGCCTTTTGGTCAGCGCCATGGATTTTAAGCGTGTCGAAATAGTGCCCGTTTACCTGCTTAAGGCCGAGGGCTGCAAGGCCGGCCTCCAACGATTTGGCCAGGCCGTGGATGCGCAACGCGATTTTCTTCAACCCTTCGGGGCCATGGTATACGGCATACATGCCCGCCATCACCGACAGCAGCACTTGTGCCGTGCAAATATTGGACGTTGCCTTTTCCCTGCGAATATGCTGTTCACGGGTTTGCAAGGCCATGCGGTACCCGGGCTTTCCATCGGCATCGATGGAAGCACCGATGATCCGGCCCGGGATCAACCTTTTATAGGCCTCTTTGGTGGCAAAAAACCCAGCATGCGGCCCCCCAAAGCCCATGGGCACGCCAAACCGCTGGCTAGACCCCACCACAATATCGGCCCCCATTTCACCGGGGGATTTTAAGAGGAGCAGGGCCATAAGGTCGGTGCCCACCACCACGGCCACTTCCTTTTCGTGCGCAGAGGCGATAAACGCACTGTGGTCGGTAATGGCCCCGTTGTTGTCGGGGTATTGCACATAGGCCCCAAACAGGTTGGGGTCCGTAATGTCAAATTTGCCCAGGTCGCCAATGACCAACTCGATGCCCAGCGGGGCAGACCTGGTCTTGAGCACGTCTATGGTCTGGGGAAAGGTATTGGCATCCACAAAATATTTTACGGCATCCTTTTTTGTGCCTTTGCGGGACGCATACAACAAGTGCATGGCCTCCGCAGCGGCCGTCCCTTCATCGAGCAGGGAGGCATTGGCGATCTCCATTCCGGTGAGGTCGATGACCATGGTCTGGAAGTTGATCAAGGCTTCCAAACGCCCCTGGGCAATCTCGGCCTGGTAGGGGGTATAGGCGGTGTACCACCCCGGGTTTTCCAGGATGTTCCGAAGGATGACAGTGGGGGTAATGGTATTGTAGTACCCCATGCCGATGTACGATTTGCACACCTTGTTTTTTGAAATGATGCGGTCGAAATCGGCCAAAAACCCAAATTCGGATTTGGCCTCCGGGAGGTTTAGCTTTTTCTTTGAACGGATGTTGGCCGGGATGGTCTGGTCGATCAATTCGTCAAGGGACCCGGCATTTACCGCTTTTAACATGGCCTTGGTTTGTTCCTGGTCGGGCGCATTGTGCCTGCGCTCGAATTTCTCAGCATAGTGGGGAAGTGTGTTCATAATAATCTTTTCAAAAATTGTGGCTAATGGTGCTCTTGCCTATTGGACAATTAATTCCTCAATAACGTTCGAACTGGGAAAAGAAGAAATTCCCCTCAATTTCCGCGTTCGCGTCAGAGTCGGACCCGTGGATGGCATTGGCATCGATGGATTTGGCAAACAAGGCGCGGATGGTGCCGGGTGCGGCTTTTTGCGGGTCGGTGGCCCCGATCAGTTTCCTAAAATCCTCAATGGCGTTGTCCTTTTCCAAAATCATGGGGACAATGGGCCCTGAAGACATATAGTGGCACAAGTCGCCATAAAATGGCCTTTCCTTATGTACCTCATAAAATTTTCCTGCCAATTCTTTTGTTAGGCGTGCCTTTTTCATGGCCACCACACGGAACCCCGCGTCCTGGATCATTTTTATAATTGCGCCCGTGTTTCCTGCGCTTACCGCGTCAGGTTTGATCATCGTAAAAGTCCTGTTCCCTGCCATTTTGTTTTGGTTTTCCCGGTTTAGTCGATTGTAGGTTTTAATGCCCTTCCACTGCCGGACATGCCTATCGGGCAAGCAGGCCTTGGCAGGCAGGCGCAAAAATAACGATTAGAATTTTGGAAGCCAGTACCAAAAATCAAAGAAACCGGGAGTATTGCCCCAAAATTTGGCGTCCGTTCCCCATCGGTTTTTGCAACCGGCCACCGTTGGTCAAAAATTAGCAGTTTGTATTCCTGTCATTTATACCCATTTTTGCCCTCCCATGAAAGATTTAGCAGGACTCAAATCGCTGTTGAGCAAGCCCAGGCGGGTGGTGGTGGTGACCCACTTCAAGCCAGACGCGGACGCACTGGGCTCGTCATTGGGGCTGGCCGGGTTCCTTAAAAAGAAAGGGCACGATGTGCAGGTGATCACGCCCAGCGATTACCCGGGTTTTTTGTCATGGATGCCCGGGAACGATGAGGTGCTGGCCATAGACAAGGACAACCCGGCCAAGGGGAAGAAAGCGCAGGAATACGTGTCAAAGGCGGAGGTCATCTTCTGCCTCGATTTTTCAAGCCTGAACCGGATCAACACCCTGGGCGATATGGTAAGGGAGGCCAAGGCCACCAAAGTGCTGGTGGACCATCACCTGGAGCCAGAGCACTTTGCCCACTACGAACATTGGGACCCGAAGGCGGCCTCCACCGCAGGGCTGGTCTTTGACCTTATTGACATGCTGGGGGAAAAACCAAGTATCGACAAGGACATCGCCAATTGCCTGTATGCAGGGGTGCTCACCGACACCGGTGGGTTCAGGCACTCCAATACCACGCAAAAAGAATTTTTGATCGCCTCTGAGCTGGTGGGTGCCGGTGCCAACCCCTGGTGGGTATCAAAAAAAATATACGACACCAATACCCTGGCACGAATGAAACTCACCGGCTTTGTGTTAAGCGAGAAGTTGGTCGTCATCCCCGAATACAGGACCGTGTACGTATGCTTGAACACCGATGAGCTTAAGCAATTTGACACGAAAACGGGAGACACCGAAGGCTTGGTGAACTATGGGCTTTCGATTGAAGGGATAAGGCTTTCCGTTTTGATGTATGATAGAAAAGAAGAAATAAAGCTTTCCTTCCGTTCATTGGGCAGTTTTCCGGCCAATGAAATTGCCAGGAAATATTTCGAGGGCGGGGGCCACAGGAATGCGGCCGGAGGGTCTTCAAAGCTTTCCCTGGAGGAAACGTTGAACAAGTTTTTGTCCATTTTGCCAGAGTACCAATCGGAATTGGAGAGGGACGATTGATAAAAAACCTAATAATTGTAAAAAACCAACGTATGAAAATAAATAATTTTTTAATAGGCCTGTTGTTGATCGGTGCCGCATGTTCCACAAACAGCAGGGAAACCCCCAAGGGCCATAAATACACCTTGGTGAAAGAGGGCGAAGGGGAAGCCGGCAAGCCCGGGGAGTTCCTGCTGATCAATATGATGATCAAAGACGCCAAAGATTCTGTATGGAACGACACCAGGAAACAGAAACTGCCCATGATCCTGCCCATCCGGGAGCCCCAACCTGGGGACGAAGGCATTGAAGAGGTTTTTTCCGTTTTAAAAAAAGGCGACAGCATACTTTTTCCCATTGCGGCCAAGACCTTGTTTGAAAAGCAGGGCGGAAGGGTGCCCGACAATGTGGACTCCACCAGTATTTTTACCTTTTACCTGGGCGTAAAGGATATTTTGGACGAGCCGGCCGTGCGCTCCCTGGAGCAGGAAATAATGGGCAAACTGAATTCGGAGCAGCTTGCCATTGACGAGGCTTTGATCGATGGGTATTTGGCGGAAAGCAATACCGAAGTGCAGACCACCGACTCCGGCCTGCGCTATATGTTCACTCGTAAAGGCTCCGGGCCCACTGCTGCGCCAGGCAATGAAGTCTCGGTCAATTATGCCGGTTACCTGCTGGACGGTACCCTTTTCGATACCAGTATTGAATCCGTTGCCAAAGCCAACGGGGCCTACACGCCAGGCAGGCCTTACGAGCCCCTGACCCTGCAGGCAGGAAGCGGCCAGGTCATCCAGGGATGGGAGGAAGCCATCCTGTTGATGAACAAGGGCTCAAAGATGAGGGTCTGGATACCCTCCACATTGGCTTACGGGCCCAGGCAAAGGAGCGAGGTCATTAAGCCCAACTCCATACTTGTTTTCGATATGGAAATGATGGACATCAAATGAAATATGGGCCGGCAATGATAAAGACAGCCCTAGCGGTGGTGGCCTTGGCAATGTCCGTGGCCTCGTGCGATAGCGGCCACGAATGCACCAAGGTGGTCCCGCCATCGGAACTGGACGCGGTGGACAAGGCCCAATTGGAAATTGACAATAAAATAATTGATGATTACCTCATCGCCAACGACATAGAAAACACGCTAGGCCCTGTGCAGGAGGTAAATGGGATCAAATACGTTGTCACCAAGGAGGGCAGCGGGGTTACGCCATGCCTGGAGAACACGGTGGTCGTTACTTATACCGGTAAACTGCTTAGCGATGGCACCACATTTGATAGAAATTTATCAGGGGTTTCTTTTACCCTCAACAACTTAATATTAGGGTGGCAGCTTACCTTCCCTTCGTTCACAAAGGGGACGAGCGTTACGTTGTTCGTCCCGTCCGGTTATGCCTATGGCCCATCAGGATTTCCCCCCAGGATTCCCCCCAATGCCAACCTTTTGTTTACCGTGGACATTACGAATGTGCGTTGAAAATTAAGAGGCCAGATGGAATTGTGTTTTGCCACCAACAACCAGCACAAGCTTGACGAAGTAAGCCGCTTGTTGGGGGGTGCCTATACCGTGCTGGGCCTGAAGGCCATTGGCTGCGACCAAGAGCTCCCCGAAGAACAGGACACGCTGGAGGGCAATTCCCTACAGAAAGCCAGGTTTGTCCACGACCATTACCATATCGATTGCTTTGCCGATGATACCGGCCTGGAAGTGGAGGCCCTAAATGGTGCCCCGGGCGTTTACTCGGCACGCTATGCCGGGCCACAACGCAACAGTGAGGACAACATGGCGCTTCTTTTGGAAAACCTAAAGGGAAAGGCAAACCGCAGGGCGAGGTTCAGGACGGTCATCACATTGGTCAGGGATGGCCAGGCGCACCAATTTGAGGGCATTGCCAGGGGCGAAGTGCTGGAAAGCAAGCGTGGCGCCAGGGGCTTTGGGTACGACCCCCTTTTTTTGCCGGAAGGCCTGGACAAGTCCATGGCCGAACTTACCGCGGACGAAAAGAACGCCATCAGCCACCGTGGGGAGGCCATTCGCAAGCTTGTGGCTTTTCTCAAGCAGCGGTGACCTTCGCATGGGCGAAATATCCAATGCCAGGAGGTATTGCAAATTTACTCCTATTCCATACTTTTGTAGCCCTTATGTGGGACAGGTCTTTTTTCAGGGCATTTATGGTTGTGGTGGGCATTTCGGCCACCATGGCCATTGTACTTTCCCAGGCCCTTCCCGGGCAGCCCACAAAAAAGGCAAAGACCGAGCAGTCGGAGCAGGATACCGACCTCAAAATCATTTCGGCCCCTTCCGATGTGGTTCCCGGTGCCGCTGTCCAGGTAAATGATGCAGACAGGTTTTTATTGGAGGTTTTTGTCAACGAAGGGCCGAAGGCAGTGGAATTTGAATGTGATGCCCACATTCTTTCCGGGTACCTGAGTGTCCTCTTCGGGGCCATTATTTCGCCCAACGCCCCATAGGCCATGCCCCCTCCGGTTGGCAAGGGCCAACCTTTTTGGCCCACGAGTTTTAACAACATTCAAATTCTTAAATTTTATCAATAATGCGTAACAAAGGAGTAGTAGTAGTCCTTACTATAATCGTCACCGCGCTGTGCCTGTATTACCTCTCATTTACCTTCGTGTCAAGGAAAGTGGAGCAAGATGCCATAGCGTATGCCACCAATTCGAGCGGCTCTGTGGATTTGTCCAAAAAACAATCCTACATGGATTCGTTGTGGAGCAAGCCCGTGTACAACCTATTTGGTGCCGAATACACTTTCAAAGAAGTGAAAGAGAACGAGTTGAGCCTCGGCCTCGACTTACAGGGGGGCATGCACGTTACCCTGGAGGTTTCCCCCATCGATATCATCAAAGGGCTGAGCGGCAACAACCAGGACCCGGCATTTATGGATGCCCTTCACAAGGCCTCCGAGATGCAGCGGTCAAGCCAGGAAAGGTACAGTGCCCTGTTTTTCCGGGCCTACAAGGAGGCCAACCCGGGCCAAAACCTTGCCCATCTGTTTGCCTCAGCGGCCAACAAGGACCGCGTGAGCCTGTCGGACGATGACGCCAAGGTAATGGCGTTTGTGAATGCGGAAATCGAGAGTGCCATAGACCGTTCGTTCACCATCCTCAAAACCCGTATCGACCAGTTCGGGACCTCCCAGCCCAACATACAAAAACTACAGGGCACCGGGAGGATACAAATTGAAATCCCCGGGGCCGACAATCCGGCCAGGGTGAGGAAATTGTTGCAAGGGGTCGCACGGCTGGAGTTCTGGGACGTGGTGGAGTACAATGACGAGCAACTGAACCAGTCCCTGTTTGCCATCAACCAGAAATTGGTAAAAGAGCAGGAGGCCAATAAGGCGCTGAAGCCCCTGGAGGCCGCCAATGAGGTGCAGGACACGCTGGTGGAGGAAGGCGACAGCACGAAGTCGCAGTTGGAAAAGCAACTTAACCAGGCACAGGACAGTGCCAGCAACCCGTTGGACTCCATTACCAATTCAAATTTGTCCCCATTGTTTGCCCTGAGCAGCCCGGGCATTCCATTTTTATATGACGTAAAGGACACGGCCACTATCAACCGTATCCTTGCCCGGCCAGACATCAGGGCTTTGTTGCCGCGCAACATAAGCTACCGCTGGGACGTGAAGCCGGAGCCAGAGGTGACGCCAAATGTGGATGACATCCGTTTGAACTTTATCAGCGTGCCCCGAAACGGCAAGCCCCTGCTGACTGGCGAGGTGATCAACGATGCACGCCTGGACTATGACCAGTTTGCCAGGCCTGCGGTAAGCATGACGATGAACGCGGCCGGGTCGCGCGCCTGGGCAAAGATCACCGCTGCCGCTGCTGCCAAGTCCCCTCCCGGCAGGGTGGCCATTGTACTGGACAACTACGTATATACCGCCCCCACCGTGCAGGGCGAAATCCCCAATGGCAACTCACAAATTACGGGCAGCTTTACCCTGGAAGAAGCGAAAGACCTTGCCAACGTATTGAAGGCAGGTTCGTTGCCGGCCCCCACCCGGATTGTTGAAGAGGCCATCATAGGGCCCACACTGGGCAAGGTGGCACAAAACCAGGGCATCATTTCCATGGCCTGCGGGCTGGTGATCGTGGCGCTGTTTATGGTCGCCTATTATTCCAGGGGCGGTTGGGTTGCCGACCTTGCCTTGTTGTTCAACATATTTTTCATCCTTGGGATTTTGGCACAGTTGAACGCAGCCCTTACCCTTCCCGGTATAGCTGGTATAGTGCTCACCATGGGCATGGCGGTGGATGCCAACGTGCTCATTTACGAGCGCATCAAAGAAGAGTTGAAGTCGGGCCTGATGCTTAAGGAAGCCATTAAGAAAGGGTATAGCCGGGCTTTCGATGCCATTTTTGATTCGAATGTGACCACCTTGCTCACCGGTATATTCCTTTTTGTGTTCGGGCAGGGGCCCCTTAAAGGGTTTGCAATCGTATTGATGATTGGTATAGCCACGTCCTTTTTCTCTGCCGTTTATATTTCGAGGGTGGTGATAGAGTGGATGACCCGAAAAGGGGATGCCTCCAAGGTTTCGTTTGATTCCTTCATGGCAAGGGGCGTGCGCGAGCGCAGGTATTTCAATTTTGTGGGCTACCGGAGGATCGCGTATACCATTACCGGGTCCATCACCATATTGGGGTTCATCCTAATCGGGATCAACGGATTGAACCTGGGCGTTGATTTTAAGGGGGGAAGGTCTTATGTGGTGGCCTTTGACGCACCTGTGGTGGCCACTGACATGCGGATAAAACTTACCGATGAGTTTGAAGGAAGTGGCACGGAGGTAAAAACGTATGGAAGCAGCAATGTGGTGAGGGTGACCACCTCCTACCTGGTGGACGATGAATCGAGCGAGGCCGATGTGAAGGTGAAAGCCGCCCTTATTGATGGGGTGGAAAAATTCAGCGGCAAGCAGTTTGTGGAAAACAACGATGCCGTTGACAAAGGCCACTTCTCCATTCTTTCATCTTCAAAGGTGGGGGCCACCATTGCCGATGACATCAAAGACTCCGCTTTTGAGGCAAGCCTGTATTCGCTAATTGCCATTTTCATATTTATTTTGATACGGTTTAAGAAATGGCAGTATAGCCTGGGGGCGATTTTGTCCACTGCCCACGATGCCCTCTTTGTGGTGGCCGTCTTTGGCATAGCCGATACTTTTGGGTTTTCGCTGGAAATCGACCAGGTATTTATTGCCGCCCTCCTGTCCGTTATCGGTTATTCGATCAACGATACCGTGATCATCTTTGACAGGATAAGGGAGTATACCCACCTGGGCACCTCCCACGACAGGCTTAAAGTATTTAACGATGCCATCAACAGCACCTTGAGCCGGACGCTGATCACCTCGGGTACCACCTTGATAGTGGTGGTGGTATTGTTGCTTTTTGGTGGCGAGGTATTGCGCGGGTTTTCTTTCGCCTTGTTCGTGGGGATAATGGTCGGGACTTTCTCTTCCATTTTCATTGCCGCGTCCGTGGTGTACGACCTTGACAAAAGGAAGGAAAGGAAACAGGTGGCCACCGGGGTGGCGTAGCCCGGCACCTTAGGTTTCCGGGACCAGTAAAAGAAAGCGGCCCCAAAACAAAACTTCGGTTTGTTTTGGGACTGCTTTTTTGTTGACTGCTTTTTATTGGCTGGCTGCTTTTTCCACCCTCACCCCAACGGCCAGTATGCCCTTCAGGGTATCCAAACGATTAAACTGTTCAAGGGTGATGGCATACTTGCCCGGCTTATCGAAATGGTAATTGGTGGCAATGGGGAAGCGATGGTCAAACAAATCGCCAATGCCGCTGTCCCCAAAAGGCTTGCCGGTCTTTTGGTCAAACAGGTAGGCAGAAAGCAGTTCTTTGTGCAGCAGTTCATGCGCAGGGCCTTCCAGGGCATAGTTTACAAAAATCCTGGAGAAGGGAAAATCCAGGGAGTTGCGGACGGTGCAATAGAGGTTGTACTTTTGGGCAGTGTCGTTGATTTCAAATTCAAACCGCGGTTTGTCCTGCACCATCCACGCCTTTTCTTCAAAGTCAACATGCTGGTCATAGGTACGGGAAAGGTCGCAGGAGGACAGGACCAGGACAGGCACCAATATCCAAAATCGCTTCATTCCTTATTTGGGTTAGGGGAATTGTTTTTTGACCGTGGCTTCCTCTTTTTCTTTTTTCTTTTCTTCTTTTTGTTCCGGGTACTGAACTTCTTGTCGAGGTTTTCCAGGTCGCTGTTGAGCGCAGACACCGGGGCTTTTTCCGCTACCGCGTTTTCTTCAAGGCTTGCCGGCTTTTGCCCCTCCTTGTTCATGCGAAGGATCTCGTTCACCCGTTCAACATGTATGGGGAACCAGGTGCTGTCCTTGTTGTAGCCAAACCACATTATCCTCCTGAAGATGTCCGTTTTTTGAAGGACGGCTTCCCCTTGTTCCGTTTTTAAGGGCGACTGCACTTTGGGAATGTCCTTCAGGGCATCCATGTAGGTTTCCAGTTCATAGTTCAGGCAGCACTTTAACCGGCCGCATTGGCCCGACAATTTGCTGGGGTTAAGGGACAGGTTTTGATAGCGGGCCGCACTGGTGGCCACATTCTTAAACTCGCCCAGCCATGTGGAGCAGCAAAGCTCCCTGCCGCACACCCCAATGCCGCCAAGCCTCCCGGCCTCCTGCCGTAGGCTGATCTGGCGCATCTCCACCCTGATCCTGAATTCGGTGGCCAGCACCTTGATGAGCTCCCTGAAATCCACCCTGTCGTCAGCGGAGTAGTAAAAGGTGGCCTTGGTATTGTCGGCCTGGTATTCGATATCGGAAAGCTTCATGTTGAGCTTCATCTGACGAATGATCGCGCGGGTACGGTACAATGTGGGGAGTTCCCTTTTTTTTACTTCTTCGTACTTTTCAAGGTCTTTTTGGTGGGCAATCCGGTAAATTTTTTTAATGGACTTGTCATTGGGGATTTTTTTCTTTTGCATCTGCAACCTCACCAGCTCGCCCTGTAAGGAAACATGGCCCAGGTGGTGGCCGTTGGGCACTTCCACGATCACGGCATCGCCCGTTGTCAAGTCCAGGTGGTCGGTGTTCCTGAAAAAATCCTTCATGCCACCCTTGAAGCGCACTTCCACCACATCCATCTGTTCATGGGCAGGCATGTCCATGTTGGAAAGCCAGTCAAAGACGTTCATTTTGTTGCAGCCACCGGTTTGGCATGCACCATTGTTATTGCAGCCTAATACTTTTCCGTCCTTC
Coding sequences within:
- a CDS encoding FKBP-type peptidyl-prolyl cis-trans isomerase, which translates into the protein MKINNFLIGLLLIGAACSTNSRETPKGHKYTLVKEGEGEAGKPGEFLLINMMIKDAKDSVWNDTRKQKLPMILPIREPQPGDEGIEEVFSVLKKGDSILFPIAAKTLFEKQGGRVPDNVDSTSIFTFYLGVKDILDEPAVRSLEQEIMGKLNSEQLAIDEALIDGYLAESNTEVQTTDSGLRYMFTRKGSGPTAAPGNEVSVNYAGYLLDGTLFDTSIESVAKANGAYTPGRPYEPLTLQAGSGQVIQGWEEAILLMNKGSKMRVWIPSTLAYGPRQRSEVIKPNSILVFDMEMMDIK
- a CDS encoding gliding motility lipoprotein GldH; protein product: MKRFWILVPVLVLSSCDLSRTYDQHVDFEEKAWMVQDKPRFEFEINDTAQKYNLYCTVRNSLDFPFSRIFVNYALEGPAHELLHKELLSAYLFDQKTGKPFGDSGIGDLFDHRFPIATNYHFDKPGKYAITLEQFNRLDTLKGILAVGVRVEKAASQ
- a CDS encoding non-canonical purine NTP diphosphatase — protein: MELCFATNNQHKLDEVSRLLGGAYTVLGLKAIGCDQELPEEQDTLEGNSLQKARFVHDHYHIDCFADDTGLEVEALNGAPGVYSARYAGPQRNSEDNMALLLENLKGKANRRARFRTVITLVRDGQAHQFEGIARGEVLESKRGARGFGYDPLFLPEGLDKSMAELTADEKNAISHRGEAIRKLVAFLKQR
- a CDS encoding nucleoside-diphosphate kinase yields the protein MAGNRTFTMIKPDAVSAGNTGAIIKMIQDAGFRVVAMKKARLTKELAGKFYEVHKERPFYGDLCHYMSSGPIVPMILEKDNAIEDFRKLIGATDPQKAAPGTIRALFAKSIDANAIHGSDSDANAEIEGNFFFSQFERY
- the gcvP gene encoding aminomethyl-transferring glycine dehydrogenase, whose product is MNTLPHYAEKFERRHNAPDQEQTKAMLKAVNAGSLDELIDQTIPANIRSKKKLNLPEAKSEFGFLADFDRIISKNKVCKSYIGMGYYNTITPTVILRNILENPGWYTAYTPYQAEIAQGRLEALINFQTMVIDLTGMEIANASLLDEGTAAAEAMHLLYASRKGTKKDAVKYFVDANTFPQTIDVLKTRSAPLGIELVIGDLGKFDITDPNLFGAYVQYPDNNGAITDHSAFIASAHEKEVAVVVGTDLMALLLLKSPGEMGADIVVGSSQRFGVPMGFGGPHAGFFATKEAYKRLIPGRIIGASIDADGKPGYRMALQTREQHIRREKATSNICTAQVLLSVMAGMYAVYHGPEGLKKIALRIHGLAKSLEAGLAALGLKQVNGHYFDTLKIHGADQKAIEAEATRQGINFRYFEDGHIGISIDETTSPKDIGQVVSVFATVLNKQASVKIEGQPISWPASLIRKTPYLTHPIFHTRGSEHQMLRYIKKLENKDLSMVHSMISLGSCTMKLNATTEMVPVTWPALGNIHPFAPSGQVQGYLEMIKNLEDWLMEITGFTGVSLQPNSGAQGEYAGLMVIRAYHHHNNEGHRKIALIPASAHGTNPASAVMAGMDVVVVKSDPEGKIDVADLKAKAGEHKDNLACLMVTYPSTHGVFEESIVEICDTIHKNGGMVYMDGANMNAQVGLTSPANIGADVCHLNLHKTFCIPHGGGGPGVGPICCNDKLKPFLPGHAVVKTGGGKAITAVSAAPWGSAGILAISYAYIAMMGADGLTNATKLAILNANYIKERLSGHYKILYTGANGRCAHEMIVDCRDFKKAGIEVEDIAKRLMDYGFHAPTVSFPVAGTLMIEPTESEPQEELDRFIDALIEIRKEIREVEEGKADKENNVLTRAPHTAAVITADQWDRPYGRQKAAYPLPYVREAKFWPAVSRIDNAYGDRNLVCSCLPMEEYAS
- the secDF gene encoding protein translocase subunit SecDF, whose translation is MRNKGVVVVLTIIVTALCLYYLSFTFVSRKVEQDAIAYATNSSGSVDLSKKQSYMDSLWSKPVYNLFGAEYTFKEVKENELSLGLDLQGGMHVTLEVSPIDIIKGLSGNNQDPAFMDALHKASEMQRSSQERYSALFFRAYKEANPGQNLAHLFASAANKDRVSLSDDDAKVMAFVNAEIESAIDRSFTILKTRIDQFGTSQPNIQKLQGTGRIQIEIPGADNPARVRKLLQGVARLEFWDVVEYNDEQLNQSLFAINQKLVKEQEANKALKPLEAANEVQDTLVEEGDSTKSQLEKQLNQAQDSASNPLDSITNSNLSPLFALSSPGIPFLYDVKDTATINRILARPDIRALLPRNISYRWDVKPEPEVTPNVDDIRLNFISVPRNGKPLLTGEVINDARLDYDQFARPAVSMTMNAAGSRAWAKITAAAAAKSPPGRVAIVLDNYVYTAPTVQGEIPNGNSQITGSFTLEEAKDLANVLKAGSLPAPTRIVEEAIIGPTLGKVAQNQGIISMACGLVIVALFMVAYYSRGGWVADLALLFNIFFILGILAQLNAALTLPGIAGIVLTMGMAVDANVLIYERIKEELKSGLMLKEAIKKGYSRAFDAIFDSNVTTLLTGIFLFVFGQGPLKGFAIVLMIGIATSFFSAVYISRVVIEWMTRKGDASKVSFDSFMARGVRERRYFNFVGYRRIAYTITGSITILGFILIGINGLNLGVDFKGGRSYVVAFDAPVVATDMRIKLTDEFEGSGTEVKTYGSSNVVRVTTSYLVDDESSEADVKVKAALIDGVEKFSGKQFVENNDAVDKGHFSILSSSKVGATIADDIKDSAFEASLYSLIAIFIFILIRFKKWQYSLGAILSTAHDALFVVAVFGIADTFGFSLEIDQVFIAALLSVIGYSINDTVIIFDRIREYTHLGTSHDRLKVFNDAINSTLSRTLITSGTTLIVVVVLLLFGGEVLRGFSFALFVGIMVGTFSSIFIAASVVYDLDKRKERKQVATGVA
- a CDS encoding bifunctional oligoribonuclease/PAP phosphatase NrnA: MKDLAGLKSLLSKPRRVVVVTHFKPDADALGSSLGLAGFLKKKGHDVQVITPSDYPGFLSWMPGNDEVLAIDKDNPAKGKKAQEYVSKAEVIFCLDFSSLNRINTLGDMVREAKATKVLVDHHLEPEHFAHYEHWDPKAASTAGLVFDLIDMLGEKPSIDKDIANCLYAGVLTDTGGFRHSNTTQKEFLIASELVGAGANPWWVSKKIYDTNTLARMKLTGFVLSEKLVVIPEYRTVYVCLNTDELKQFDTKTGDTEGLVNYGLSIEGIRLSVLMYDRKEEIKLSFRSLGSFPANEIARKYFEGGGHRNAAGGSSKLSLEETLNKFLSILPEYQSELERDD
- a CDS encoding Signal peptidase-like protein codes for the protein MNVFDWLSNMDMPAHEQMDVVEVRFKGGMKDFFRNTDHLDLTTGDAVIVEVPNGHHLGHVSLQGELVRLQMQKKKIPNDKSIKKIYRIAHQKDLEKYEEVKKRELPTLYRTRAIIRQMKLNMKLSDIEYQADNTKATFYYSADDRVDFRELIKVLATEFRIRVEMRQISLRQEAGRLGGIGVCGRELCCSTWLGEFKNVATSAARYQNLSLNPSKLSGQCGRLKCCLNYELETYMDALKDIPKVQSPLKTEQGEAVLQKTDIFRRIMWFGYNKDSTWFPIHVERVNEILRMNKEGQKPASLEENAVAEKAPVSALNSDLENLDKKFSTRNKKKKRKKKKRKPRSKNNSPNPNKE
- a CDS encoding FKBP-type peptidyl-prolyl cis-trans isomerase; the encoded protein is MIKTALAVVALAMSVASCDSGHECTKVVPPSELDAVDKAQLEIDNKIIDDYLIANDIENTLGPVQEVNGIKYVVTKEGSGVTPCLENTVVVTYTGKLLSDGTTFDRNLSGVSFTLNNLILGWQLTFPSFTKGTSVTLFVPSGYAYGPSGFPPRIPPNANLLFTVDITNVR